A single genomic interval of Carassius carassius chromosome 24, fCarCar2.1, whole genome shotgun sequence harbors:
- the LOC132103718 gene encoding FXYD domain-containing ion transport regulator 11-like: MSQLTELVLLTVFLALFSQAEANPFVYNYEALRIGGLVFTGVLVAGGVGILCRGQCKPKRKHVEDASKI; encoded by the exons ATGAGCCAACTCACAGAACTAGTTCTCCTTACAG tcTTCTTGGCACTCTTCAGTCAAGCTGAAGCGA ATCCTTTTGTTTATA ACTATGAGGCGCTAAGGATCGGGGGTTTGGTCTTCACAGGCGTACTAGTAGCTGGAGGGGTTGGAATTCTGTGTC GGGGGCAGTGCAAACCAAAAAGAAA GCATGTTGAAGACGCGAGCAAAATCTGA